In Strigops habroptila isolate Jane chromosome 4, bStrHab1.2.pri, whole genome shotgun sequence, a single genomic region encodes these proteins:
- the XPO6 gene encoding exportin-6 isoform X9 yields the protein MASEEASLRALESLMTEFFHNCTTNERKREIEELLNNFAQQIGAWRFCLYFLSSTRNDYVMMYSLTVFENLINKMWLGVPSQDKMEIRSCLPKLLLAHHKTLPYFIRNKLCKVIVDIGRQDWPMFYHDFFTNILQLIQSPVTTPLGLIMLKTTSEELACPREDLSVARKEELRKLLLDQVQTVLGLLTGILESIWDKHSATAATPPPSPTSGESGDLLSSLLQSPSAAKLLNQPIPILDTESECICSLALECLAHLFSWIPLSTSITPSLLTTIFHFARFGCDTRVRKMSSVNGSSQNSVLGQERGRLGVLAMSCINELMSKNCVPMEFEEYLLRMFQQTFYLLQKITKENNAHTVKSRLEELDESYIEKFTDFLRLFVSVHLRRIESYSQFPVVEFLALLFKYTFHQPTHEGYFSCLDIWTLFLDYLTSKIKSRLADKEAVLNRYEDALVLLLTEVLNRIQFRYNQAQLEELDDETLDDDFPVLQDNLEVYLGLQQFVVTSGTGHRLNITAENDCRRLHCSLRDLSSLLQAVGRLAEYFIGDVFAARFNDALTVVERLVKVTLYGSQIKLYNIETAVPSVLKPDLIDVHAQSLAALQAYAHWLAQFYSEVHRQNPEQFISLVSTTLEAITPLISSKVQEKLLLSACHLLVSLATTVRPVFLISIPAVQKVFNRITDTSAQQLPDKAQVLVCRALSNVLLLPWPNLPESEQQWAVRSTNHASLISALTREYRQLKSNAILPQRKVQLEDTKVIIHQTLSVLEDIVESISGESTKSRQICYQSLQESVQVSLALFPAFIHQSDVTDEMLSFFLTLFQGLRVQMGVPFTEQIIQTFLNMFTREQLAESILHEGSTGCRVVEKFLKILQVVVQEPGQVFKPFLPSVISLCMEQVYPIIAERSSPDVKAELFELLFRVLHHNWRYFFKSSVLASVQRGVAEEQMENEAQFSAIMQAFGQSFLQPDIHLFKQNLFYLETLNTKQKLYHKKIFRTTMLFQFVNVLLQVLVHKSHDLLQEEIGIATYNMASVDFDGFYSAFLPEFLASCDGVDSNQKNVLGRNFKMDRDLPSFTQNVHRLVNDLRYYRLCNDSLPPGTVKL from the exons aaccTGATCAATAAGATGTGGCTTGGGGTCCCATCTCAAGACAAAATGGAGATCCGCAGCTGCCTGCCCAAGCTCCTTCTGGCTCACCATAAAACTCTGCCTTACTTCATCAGGAACAAGCTCTGCAAAGTCATTGTGGATATTGGCCGGCAAGACTGGCCAATGTTCTACCATGACTTTTTCACTAATATCTTGCAG TTAATTCAGTCTCCCGTGACCACTCCTCTGGGACTGATAATGTTGAAAACTACTTCGGAAGAACTGGCATGTCCAAGGGAAGATCTTAGCGTGGCCCGGAAAGAAGAGCTCCGCAAGCTGCTCCTAGACCAGGTGCAAACAGTGCTTGGGCTCCTCACAG GTATTTTGGAGAGCATCTGGGACAAACACAGTGCTACTGCTGCCACTCCACCACCATCCCCAACTTCAGGAGAAAGTG GTGACCTGTTGAGTAGCCTGTTGCAGAGTCCCAGTGCAGCCAAACTATTGAACCAGCCAATCCCCATCCTTGATACAGAAAGTGAATGCATATGTTCCCTGGCGCTGGAGTGCCTGGCACACCTCTTCAGCTGGATCCCTTTGTCTACTAGCATCACTCCATCACTCCTCACCACCATTTTCCACTTTGCTCGCTTCGGCTGCGACACCCGCGTGCGGAAGATGTCTTCTGTGAATGGCAGCAGCCAGAACTCGGTGTTGGGACAGGAGCGTGGCCGCCTTGGCGTCTTGGCTATGTCTTGCATCAATGAACTGATGTCCAAGAACTGTGTGCCTATGGAGTTTGAAGAGTATTTGCTACGGATGTTCCAGCAGACTTTCTACCTCCTGCAGAAGATTACCAAGGAGAACAACGCCCATACGGTGAAGAGCCGGCTAGAGGAACTGGATGAAAG CTACATTGAGAAGTTTACGGATTTTCTCCGTCTCTTTGTGAGTGTCCACCTACGACGAATTGAATCCTACTCCCAGTTCCCTGTGGTTGAGTTTCTGGCACTGTTGTTCAAATACACTTTTCATCAG CCTACACATGAAGGTTACTTTTCTTGCTTGGACATCTGGACACTCTTCTTGGACTACCTGACTAGCAAAATCAAAAGTCGTCTGGCAGACAAAGAAGCAGTACTCAACAG GTACGAAGATGCCTTGGTTCTGTTGCTGACAGAGGTGTTGAATCGAATCCAGTTCAGGTATAACCAGGCacagctggaggagctggatgaCGAGACACTGGATGATGAT TTTCCAGTTCTGCAGGATAACTTGGAAGTATATCTGGGACTCCAACAGTTTGTGGTCACTTCAGGGACAG GTCACAGGCTGAACATCACTGCAGAAAATGATTGCCGCCGCTTGCACTGCTCCTTAAGGGACCTGAGCTCCTTGCTGCAGGCCGTCGGGCGCTTAGCAGAGTACTTCATTGGGGATGTGTTTGCTGCCAGGTTCAATGATGCTCTGACAGTGGTGGAGAG GTTGGTAAAAGTAACGCTGTACGGATCCCAGATTAAACTGTACAACATTGAAACCGCAGTACCATCTGTACTGAAACCTGACCTTATCGATGT GCACGCTCAGTccctggcagcactgcaggccTATGCACACTGGCTGGCACAGTTCTACAGTGAAGTTCACCGCCAGAACCCGGAGCAGTTCATCTCGCTCGTCTCCACCACTCTGGAGGCTATCACACCCCTCATCAGCTCAAAG GTGCAGGAGAAGTTGCTGCTGTCTGCGTGCCACCTGCTAGTCTCTTTAGCCACCACAGTGCGACCAGTGTTCTTGATCAGCATCCCAGCAGTACAGAAGGTGTTCAACAGGATCACAGACACTTCTGCTCAGCAGCTTCCTGATAAG GCCCAGGTGCTGGTGTGCAGAGCACTGTCAAACGTCTTGTTGCTGCCCTGGCCAAACCTTCCAGAGAGTGAGCAGCAGTGGGCAGTTCGTTCCACCAACCACGCCAGCCTCATCTCTGCCCTCACGAGGGAATACCGTCAGCTCAAATCCAATGCCATCTTGCCACAGAGGAAGGTGCAGCTGGAGGACA CCAAAGTGATCATCCATCAGACACTCAGCGTTTTAGAAGATATTGTAGAAAGTATCTCTGGAGAATCCACCAAGTCTCGACAGATCTGTTATCAGTCGCTGCAAGAATCCGTGCAGGTCTCACTAGCCCTCTTCCCAGCTTTCATTCATCAGTCAG ATGTGACAGATGAGATGCTGAGCTTCTTCCTCACTCTGTTTCAAGGACTGAGGGTGCAGATGGGAGTGCCTTTCACTGAGCAGATCATACAGACCTTCCTAAACATGTTCACCAG GGAGCAGTTGGCAGAGAGCATCCTCCATGAGGGCAGCACTGGCTGTCGGGTGGTGGAGAAGTTCCTGAAAATACTGCAAGTGGTGGTACAAGAGCCAGGCCAAGTATTCAAACCTTTTCTACCCAGTGTCATCTCACTGTGCATGGAGCAGGTCTACCCCATCATTGCGGAG CGCTCATCTCCTGATGTGAAAGCAGAGTTGTTCGAGCTGCTTTTCCGGGTCCTCCACCATAACTGGCGGTACTTCTTCAAATCTAGTGTGCTGGCTAGTGTCCAAAGAGGAGTAGCAGAAGAGCAGATGGAGAACGAAGCACAGTTCAGTGCCATTATGCAG GCGTTTGGCCAGTCCTTCCTGCAACCTGACATTCACCTGTTCAAGCAGAATCTCTTCTACTTGGAGACGCTGAACACCAAGCAGAAGCTGTATCACAAG AAGATCTTCCGGACAACCATGCTGTTCCAGTTTGTGAACGTGCTACTTCAGGTGCTTGTCCACAAGTCGCATGACCTGCTCCAGGAGGAGATTGGCATTGCCACCTACAATATGGCCTCAGTGGACTTTGATGGCTTCTACTCAGCCTTTCTCCCTGAGTTCCTGGCCAGCTGTGATGGTGTGGACTCAAACCAGAAAAACGTGCTGGGAAGGAACTTCAAAATGGACAGG gatcTGCCATCGTTTACCCAGAATGTGCACAGACTGGTGAATGACCTGCGTTACTACAGACTCTGCAACGACAGTTTGCCCCCTGGAACTGTGAAACTATAG
- the XPO6 gene encoding exportin-6 isoform X7 — protein MASEEASLRALESLMTEFFHNCTTNERKREIEELLNNFAQQIGAWRFCLYFLSSTRNDYVMMYSLTVFENLINKMWLGVPSQDKMEIRSCLPKLLLAHHKTLPYFIRNKLCKVIVDIGRQDWPMFYHDFFTNILQLIQSPVTTPLGLIMLKTTSEELACPREDLSVARKEELRKLLLDQVQTVLGLLTGILESIWDKHSATAATPPPSPTSGESGDLLSSLLQSPSAAKLLNQPIPILDTESECICSLALECLAHLFSWIPLSTSITPSLLTTIFHFARFGCDTRVRKMSSVNGSSQNSVLGQERGRLGVLAMSCINELMSKNCVPMEFEEYLLRMFQQTFYLLQKITKENNAHTVKSRLEELDESYIEKFTDFLRLFVSVHLRRIESYSQFPVVEFLALLFKYTFHQPTHEGYFSCLDIWTLFLDYLTSKIKSRLADKEAVLNRYEDALVLLLTEVLNRIQFRYNQAQLEELDDETLDDDQTEWQRYLRQSLEVVAKVMELLPTHAFSTLFPVLQDNLEVYLGLQQFVVTSGTGHRLNITAENDCRRLHCSLRDLSSLLQAVGRLAEYFIGDVFAARFNDALTVVERLVKVTLYGSQIKLYNIETAVPSVLKPDLIDVHAQSLAALQAYAHWLAQFYSEVHRQNPEQFISLVSTTLEAITPLISSKVQEKLLLSACHLLVSLATTVRPVFLISIPAVQKVFNRITDTSAQQLPDKAQVLVCRALSNVLLLPWPNLPESEQQWAVRSTNHASLISALTREYRQLKSNAILPQRKVQLEDTKVIIHQTLSVLEDIVESISGESTKSRQICYQSLQESVQVSLALFPAFIHQSDVTDEMLSFFLTLFQGLRVQMGVPFTEQIIQTFLNMFTREQLAESILHEGSTGCRVVEKFLKILQVVVQEPGQVFKPFLPSVISLCMEQVYPIIAERSSPDVKAELFELLFRVLHHNWRYFFKSSVLASVQRGVAEEQMENEAQFSAIMQAFGQSFLQPDIHLFKQNLFYLETLNTKQKLYHKKIFRTTMLFQFVNVLLQVLVHKSHDLLQEEIGIATYNMASVDFDGFYSAFLPEFLASCDGVDSNQKNVLGRNFKMDRDLPSFTQNVHRLVNDLRYYRLCNDSLPPGTVKL, from the exons aaccTGATCAATAAGATGTGGCTTGGGGTCCCATCTCAAGACAAAATGGAGATCCGCAGCTGCCTGCCCAAGCTCCTTCTGGCTCACCATAAAACTCTGCCTTACTTCATCAGGAACAAGCTCTGCAAAGTCATTGTGGATATTGGCCGGCAAGACTGGCCAATGTTCTACCATGACTTTTTCACTAATATCTTGCAG TTAATTCAGTCTCCCGTGACCACTCCTCTGGGACTGATAATGTTGAAAACTACTTCGGAAGAACTGGCATGTCCAAGGGAAGATCTTAGCGTGGCCCGGAAAGAAGAGCTCCGCAAGCTGCTCCTAGACCAGGTGCAAACAGTGCTTGGGCTCCTCACAG GTATTTTGGAGAGCATCTGGGACAAACACAGTGCTACTGCTGCCACTCCACCACCATCCCCAACTTCAGGAGAAAGTG GTGACCTGTTGAGTAGCCTGTTGCAGAGTCCCAGTGCAGCCAAACTATTGAACCAGCCAATCCCCATCCTTGATACAGAAAGTGAATGCATATGTTCCCTGGCGCTGGAGTGCCTGGCACACCTCTTCAGCTGGATCCCTTTGTCTACTAGCATCACTCCATCACTCCTCACCACCATTTTCCACTTTGCTCGCTTCGGCTGCGACACCCGCGTGCGGAAGATGTCTTCTGTGAATGGCAGCAGCCAGAACTCGGTGTTGGGACAGGAGCGTGGCCGCCTTGGCGTCTTGGCTATGTCTTGCATCAATGAACTGATGTCCAAGAACTGTGTGCCTATGGAGTTTGAAGAGTATTTGCTACGGATGTTCCAGCAGACTTTCTACCTCCTGCAGAAGATTACCAAGGAGAACAACGCCCATACGGTGAAGAGCCGGCTAGAGGAACTGGATGAAAG CTACATTGAGAAGTTTACGGATTTTCTCCGTCTCTTTGTGAGTGTCCACCTACGACGAATTGAATCCTACTCCCAGTTCCCTGTGGTTGAGTTTCTGGCACTGTTGTTCAAATACACTTTTCATCAG CCTACACATGAAGGTTACTTTTCTTGCTTGGACATCTGGACACTCTTCTTGGACTACCTGACTAGCAAAATCAAAAGTCGTCTGGCAGACAAAGAAGCAGTACTCAACAG GTACGAAGATGCCTTGGTTCTGTTGCTGACAGAGGTGTTGAATCGAATCCAGTTCAGGTATAACCAGGCacagctggaggagctggatgaCGAGACACTGGATGATGAT CAGACCGAGTGGCAGCGGTACTTGCGCCAGAGCTTGGAAGTGGTTGCAAAAGTCATGGAGCTCTTGCCAACTCATGCCTTCTCCACACTA TTTCCAGTTCTGCAGGATAACTTGGAAGTATATCTGGGACTCCAACAGTTTGTGGTCACTTCAGGGACAG GTCACAGGCTGAACATCACTGCAGAAAATGATTGCCGCCGCTTGCACTGCTCCTTAAGGGACCTGAGCTCCTTGCTGCAGGCCGTCGGGCGCTTAGCAGAGTACTTCATTGGGGATGTGTTTGCTGCCAGGTTCAATGATGCTCTGACAGTGGTGGAGAG GTTGGTAAAAGTAACGCTGTACGGATCCCAGATTAAACTGTACAACATTGAAACCGCAGTACCATCTGTACTGAAACCTGACCTTATCGATGT GCACGCTCAGTccctggcagcactgcaggccTATGCACACTGGCTGGCACAGTTCTACAGTGAAGTTCACCGCCAGAACCCGGAGCAGTTCATCTCGCTCGTCTCCACCACTCTGGAGGCTATCACACCCCTCATCAGCTCAAAG GTGCAGGAGAAGTTGCTGCTGTCTGCGTGCCACCTGCTAGTCTCTTTAGCCACCACAGTGCGACCAGTGTTCTTGATCAGCATCCCAGCAGTACAGAAGGTGTTCAACAGGATCACAGACACTTCTGCTCAGCAGCTTCCTGATAAG GCCCAGGTGCTGGTGTGCAGAGCACTGTCAAACGTCTTGTTGCTGCCCTGGCCAAACCTTCCAGAGAGTGAGCAGCAGTGGGCAGTTCGTTCCACCAACCACGCCAGCCTCATCTCTGCCCTCACGAGGGAATACCGTCAGCTCAAATCCAATGCCATCTTGCCACAGAGGAAGGTGCAGCTGGAGGACA CCAAAGTGATCATCCATCAGACACTCAGCGTTTTAGAAGATATTGTAGAAAGTATCTCTGGAGAATCCACCAAGTCTCGACAGATCTGTTATCAGTCGCTGCAAGAATCCGTGCAGGTCTCACTAGCCCTCTTCCCAGCTTTCATTCATCAGTCAG ATGTGACAGATGAGATGCTGAGCTTCTTCCTCACTCTGTTTCAAGGACTGAGGGTGCAGATGGGAGTGCCTTTCACTGAGCAGATCATACAGACCTTCCTAAACATGTTCACCAG GGAGCAGTTGGCAGAGAGCATCCTCCATGAGGGCAGCACTGGCTGTCGGGTGGTGGAGAAGTTCCTGAAAATACTGCAAGTGGTGGTACAAGAGCCAGGCCAAGTATTCAAACCTTTTCTACCCAGTGTCATCTCACTGTGCATGGAGCAGGTCTACCCCATCATTGCGGAG CGCTCATCTCCTGATGTGAAAGCAGAGTTGTTCGAGCTGCTTTTCCGGGTCCTCCACCATAACTGGCGGTACTTCTTCAAATCTAGTGTGCTGGCTAGTGTCCAAAGAGGAGTAGCAGAAGAGCAGATGGAGAACGAAGCACAGTTCAGTGCCATTATGCAG GCGTTTGGCCAGTCCTTCCTGCAACCTGACATTCACCTGTTCAAGCAGAATCTCTTCTACTTGGAGACGCTGAACACCAAGCAGAAGCTGTATCACAAG AAGATCTTCCGGACAACCATGCTGTTCCAGTTTGTGAACGTGCTACTTCAGGTGCTTGTCCACAAGTCGCATGACCTGCTCCAGGAGGAGATTGGCATTGCCACCTACAATATGGCCTCAGTGGACTTTGATGGCTTCTACTCAGCCTTTCTCCCTGAGTTCCTGGCCAGCTGTGATGGTGTGGACTCAAACCAGAAAAACGTGCTGGGAAGGAACTTCAAAATGGACAGG gatcTGCCATCGTTTACCCAGAATGTGCACAGACTGGTGAATGACCTGCGTTACTACAGACTCTGCAACGACAGTTTGCCCCCTGGAACTGTGAAACTATAG
- the XPO6 gene encoding exportin-6 isoform X6, translating to MASEEASLRALESLMTEFFHNCTTNERKREIEELLNNFAQQIGAWRFCLYFLSSTRNDYVMMYSLTVFENLINKMWLGVPSQDKMEIRSCLPKLLLAHHKTLPYFIRNKLCKVIVDIGRQDWPMFYHDFFTNILQLIQSPVTTPLGLIMLKTTSEELACPREDLSVARKEELRKLLLDQVQTVLGLLTGILESIWDKHSATAATPPPSPTSGESGDLLSSLLQSPSAAKLLNQPIPILDTESECICSLALECLAHLFSWIPLSTSITPSLLTTIFHFARFGCDTRVRKMSSVNGSSQNSVLGQERGRLGVLAMSCINELMSKNCVPMEFEEYLLRMFQQTFYLLQKITKENNAHTVKSRLEELDESYIEKFTDFLRLFVSVHLRRIESYSQFPVVEFLALLFKYTFHQPTHEGYFSCLDIWTLFLDYLTSKIKSRLADKEAVLNRYEDALVLLLTEVLNRIQFRYNQAQLEELDDETLDDDQQTEWQRYLRQSLEVVAKVMELLPTHAFSTLFPVLQDNLEVYLGLQQFVVTSGTGHRLNITAENDCRRLHCSLRDLSSLLQAVGRLAEYFIGDVFAARFNDALTVVERLVKVTLYGSQIKLYNIETAVPSVLKPDLIDVHAQSLAALQAYAHWLAQFYSEVHRQNPEQFISLVSTTLEAITPLISSKVQEKLLLSACHLLVSLATTVRPVFLISIPAVQKVFNRITDTSAQQLPDKAQVLVCRALSNVLLLPWPNLPESEQQWAVRSTNHASLISALTREYRQLKSNAILPQRKVQLEDTKVIIHQTLSVLEDIVESISGESTKSRQICYQSLQESVQVSLALFPAFIHQSDVTDEMLSFFLTLFQGLRVQMGVPFTEQIIQTFLNMFTREQLAESILHEGSTGCRVVEKFLKILQVVVQEPGQVFKPFLPSVISLCMEQVYPIIAERSSPDVKAELFELLFRVLHHNWRYFFKSSVLASVQRGVAEEQMENEAQFSAIMQAFGQSFLQPDIHLFKQNLFYLETLNTKQKLYHKKIFRTTMLFQFVNVLLQVLVHKSHDLLQEEIGIATYNMASVDFDGFYSAFLPEFLASCDGVDSNQKNVLGRNFKMDRDLPSFTQNVHRLVNDLRYYRLCNDSLPPGTVKL from the exons aaccTGATCAATAAGATGTGGCTTGGGGTCCCATCTCAAGACAAAATGGAGATCCGCAGCTGCCTGCCCAAGCTCCTTCTGGCTCACCATAAAACTCTGCCTTACTTCATCAGGAACAAGCTCTGCAAAGTCATTGTGGATATTGGCCGGCAAGACTGGCCAATGTTCTACCATGACTTTTTCACTAATATCTTGCAG TTAATTCAGTCTCCCGTGACCACTCCTCTGGGACTGATAATGTTGAAAACTACTTCGGAAGAACTGGCATGTCCAAGGGAAGATCTTAGCGTGGCCCGGAAAGAAGAGCTCCGCAAGCTGCTCCTAGACCAGGTGCAAACAGTGCTTGGGCTCCTCACAG GTATTTTGGAGAGCATCTGGGACAAACACAGTGCTACTGCTGCCACTCCACCACCATCCCCAACTTCAGGAGAAAGTG GTGACCTGTTGAGTAGCCTGTTGCAGAGTCCCAGTGCAGCCAAACTATTGAACCAGCCAATCCCCATCCTTGATACAGAAAGTGAATGCATATGTTCCCTGGCGCTGGAGTGCCTGGCACACCTCTTCAGCTGGATCCCTTTGTCTACTAGCATCACTCCATCACTCCTCACCACCATTTTCCACTTTGCTCGCTTCGGCTGCGACACCCGCGTGCGGAAGATGTCTTCTGTGAATGGCAGCAGCCAGAACTCGGTGTTGGGACAGGAGCGTGGCCGCCTTGGCGTCTTGGCTATGTCTTGCATCAATGAACTGATGTCCAAGAACTGTGTGCCTATGGAGTTTGAAGAGTATTTGCTACGGATGTTCCAGCAGACTTTCTACCTCCTGCAGAAGATTACCAAGGAGAACAACGCCCATACGGTGAAGAGCCGGCTAGAGGAACTGGATGAAAG CTACATTGAGAAGTTTACGGATTTTCTCCGTCTCTTTGTGAGTGTCCACCTACGACGAATTGAATCCTACTCCCAGTTCCCTGTGGTTGAGTTTCTGGCACTGTTGTTCAAATACACTTTTCATCAG CCTACACATGAAGGTTACTTTTCTTGCTTGGACATCTGGACACTCTTCTTGGACTACCTGACTAGCAAAATCAAAAGTCGTCTGGCAGACAAAGAAGCAGTACTCAACAG GTACGAAGATGCCTTGGTTCTGTTGCTGACAGAGGTGTTGAATCGAATCCAGTTCAGGTATAACCAGGCacagctggaggagctggatgaCGAGACACTGGATGATGAT CAGCAGACCGAGTGGCAGCGGTACTTGCGCCAGAGCTTGGAAGTGGTTGCAAAAGTCATGGAGCTCTTGCCAACTCATGCCTTCTCCACACTA TTTCCAGTTCTGCAGGATAACTTGGAAGTATATCTGGGACTCCAACAGTTTGTGGTCACTTCAGGGACAG GTCACAGGCTGAACATCACTGCAGAAAATGATTGCCGCCGCTTGCACTGCTCCTTAAGGGACCTGAGCTCCTTGCTGCAGGCCGTCGGGCGCTTAGCAGAGTACTTCATTGGGGATGTGTTTGCTGCCAGGTTCAATGATGCTCTGACAGTGGTGGAGAG GTTGGTAAAAGTAACGCTGTACGGATCCCAGATTAAACTGTACAACATTGAAACCGCAGTACCATCTGTACTGAAACCTGACCTTATCGATGT GCACGCTCAGTccctggcagcactgcaggccTATGCACACTGGCTGGCACAGTTCTACAGTGAAGTTCACCGCCAGAACCCGGAGCAGTTCATCTCGCTCGTCTCCACCACTCTGGAGGCTATCACACCCCTCATCAGCTCAAAG GTGCAGGAGAAGTTGCTGCTGTCTGCGTGCCACCTGCTAGTCTCTTTAGCCACCACAGTGCGACCAGTGTTCTTGATCAGCATCCCAGCAGTACAGAAGGTGTTCAACAGGATCACAGACACTTCTGCTCAGCAGCTTCCTGATAAG GCCCAGGTGCTGGTGTGCAGAGCACTGTCAAACGTCTTGTTGCTGCCCTGGCCAAACCTTCCAGAGAGTGAGCAGCAGTGGGCAGTTCGTTCCACCAACCACGCCAGCCTCATCTCTGCCCTCACGAGGGAATACCGTCAGCTCAAATCCAATGCCATCTTGCCACAGAGGAAGGTGCAGCTGGAGGACA CCAAAGTGATCATCCATCAGACACTCAGCGTTTTAGAAGATATTGTAGAAAGTATCTCTGGAGAATCCACCAAGTCTCGACAGATCTGTTATCAGTCGCTGCAAGAATCCGTGCAGGTCTCACTAGCCCTCTTCCCAGCTTTCATTCATCAGTCAG ATGTGACAGATGAGATGCTGAGCTTCTTCCTCACTCTGTTTCAAGGACTGAGGGTGCAGATGGGAGTGCCTTTCACTGAGCAGATCATACAGACCTTCCTAAACATGTTCACCAG GGAGCAGTTGGCAGAGAGCATCCTCCATGAGGGCAGCACTGGCTGTCGGGTGGTGGAGAAGTTCCTGAAAATACTGCAAGTGGTGGTACAAGAGCCAGGCCAAGTATTCAAACCTTTTCTACCCAGTGTCATCTCACTGTGCATGGAGCAGGTCTACCCCATCATTGCGGAG CGCTCATCTCCTGATGTGAAAGCAGAGTTGTTCGAGCTGCTTTTCCGGGTCCTCCACCATAACTGGCGGTACTTCTTCAAATCTAGTGTGCTGGCTAGTGTCCAAAGAGGAGTAGCAGAAGAGCAGATGGAGAACGAAGCACAGTTCAGTGCCATTATGCAG GCGTTTGGCCAGTCCTTCCTGCAACCTGACATTCACCTGTTCAAGCAGAATCTCTTCTACTTGGAGACGCTGAACACCAAGCAGAAGCTGTATCACAAG AAGATCTTCCGGACAACCATGCTGTTCCAGTTTGTGAACGTGCTACTTCAGGTGCTTGTCCACAAGTCGCATGACCTGCTCCAGGAGGAGATTGGCATTGCCACCTACAATATGGCCTCAGTGGACTTTGATGGCTTCTACTCAGCCTTTCTCCCTGAGTTCCTGGCCAGCTGTGATGGTGTGGACTCAAACCAGAAAAACGTGCTGGGAAGGAACTTCAAAATGGACAGG gatcTGCCATCGTTTACCCAGAATGTGCACAGACTGGTGAATGACCTGCGTTACTACAGACTCTGCAACGACAGTTTGCCCCCTGGAACTGTGAAACTATAG